A single window of Watersipora subatra chromosome 11, tzWatSuba1.1, whole genome shotgun sequence DNA harbors:
- the LOC137408033 gene encoding uncharacterized protein translates to MNNKGHGGVDFYRVFTFNTSETFKDIIVVRKFDSGDIINTLLPDEGKRVFSGSISCDQTYRIIISSINYYTQTSIPCNISCPPLSASYLDGSNTVCQNENVIRSSCYARNSCQLSNLPLPEDRCGLSDTVEKVKVYYHCIHKDLVFNLCERRALIVEKEAQIILTTPLSSQQTMSKSQCECNITSKYPDQLIGSAVKITRQRMAQLLDEHSLSFIYGSTPITVTTSYARLYLAPERVFSVGVYYTPELIIKYDNRESQDIYSKVFLTIEPGKDLMISCNGAEVSQSVASTPQITTQLTSQHVDSSTASGIISRTTFFLSTFNIANHADDLLTSESGKSTDGQLKLVVVGLAVTLVVMGIICIVFVATSCIFKRKLNRITKNGKANIAGSINLELSTLNQTSLEGDPVVTDHYEEVGRASVDHVGNADEEPYLTAVSVTNISSPTRYLSQRQGNNSISNPIPISHQQNGYIPKHTQKRMEEFASSTRHSHSGTAKKEKTYERQRSRKPSANPPPPSSPSTPKTAQKDKSFSNTYYEKESSSDVQSARLQYSESLQLANTLVIIFSLVGGQDKEKMQAHTRYTVSVGTQWDDVL, encoded by the exons ATGAATAACAAGGGACACGGTGGGGTCGATTTCTATCGTGTGTTCACATTCAATACATCCGAGACCTTCAAAGACATCATTGTAGTCAGAAAGTTTGATAGTG GTGATATAATAAATACACTGTTACCTGATGAAGGTAAGAGAGTATTTAGTGGGAGTATATCGTGTGATCAAACATATAGAATCATCATCAGCTCTATTAACTACTATACCCAGACTAGTATCCCTTGCAATATTAGTTGCCCCCCTCTTAGTGCTAGTTATCTTGATGGATCCAACACAGTCTGTCAGAATGAGAACGTTATAAGGTCATCATGTTATGCAAGGAATAGCTGTCAACTGAGTAACTTACCTCTACCAGAGGACAGATGTGGATTGTCTGACACAGTTGAAAAAGTAAAGGTTTATTATCACTGTATTCATAAAG ATTTAGTGTTCAACTTATGTGAAAGGAGGGCTCTTATAGTAGAGAAAGAAGCTCAAATCATACTCACCACTCCTCTGTCCTCTCAGCAGACTATGTCAAAGTCACAATGTGAATGTAACATTACATCCAAGTACCCTGATCAGTTGATCGGCTCAGCAGTAAAAATCACTCGTCAGAGAATGGCTCAACTGCTAGATGAACACTCTCTCAGTTTTATATACGGAAGTACGCCGATAACGGTCACTACTAGTTACGCTAGGCTGTATCTAGCACCTGAAAGAGTATTTTCAGTTGGTGTTTATTATACTCCAGAATTAATTATAAAGTATGATAACAGAGAAAGCCAAGATATATATTCCAAAGTATTCCTCACAATCGAACCAG gtAAAGACCTGATGATTAGCTGTAACGGAGCAGAGGTCAGCCAATCAGTAGCTAGTACTCCTCAGATAACAACACAACTGACAAGTCAGCATGTTGATAGTTCAACAGCATCTGGTATCATTTCCAGAACCACTTTCTTTCTGTCTACGTTTAATATTGCGAATCATGCAG ATGACTTACTAACTTCAGAGTCTGGTAAATCAACTGATGGTCAGCTAAAGCTGGTAGTAGTTGGACTTGCGGTCACTTTGGTGGTTATGGGAATCATCTGTATAGTTTTTGTCGCTACATCGTGTATATTTAAAAG GAAACTTAACAGAATAACCAAAAATGGAAAAGCTAACATAGCGGGAAGCATAAAtctagagttgtctactctaaaTCAAACTTCCCTAGAAGGTGATCCTGTGGTAACAGATCATTATGAAGAAGTTGGTAGAGCTTCTGTTGACCATG TGGGAAATGCAGATGAAGAACCTTATCTAACAGCTGTTTCTGTCACTAACATCTCATCACCTACCAGATACCTATCTCAGAGACAAGGGAACAATAGCATTAGCAATCCG ATTCCCATATCTCACCAGCAAAATGGATATATCCCTAAACATACTCAGAAAAGGATGGAAGAATttgcttcttca ACAcgtcattctcattcgggaacGGCAAAGAAAGAGAAGACGTACGAACGCCAACGCTCTCGCAAACCGTCCGCCAACCCGCCGCCACCGAGCTCCCCATCAACCCCTAAAACGGCCCAGAaggat AAAAGCTTTAGCAATACTTATTATGAGAAAGAGTCCAGTAGTGACGTCCAGTCAGCTCGGCTTCAGTATTCAGAATCTCTCCAGCTAGCCAACACTCTCGTGATAATCTTCAGCCTCGTTGGAGGTCAAG ACAAGGAGAAGATGCAAGCCCACACTCGCTACACGGTTAGTGTTGGTACGCAGTGGGATGATGTTTTGTGA